Below is a window of Haloterrigena alkaliphila DNA.
TAGGGATGTTCCAGAGGACGATATTATGGGCTGGTGCTTGAACTTAGAGGATGTGAGATCGCTCAACTCTGGTACGGTAATTACGCTTGACTCACTGTCTGCTTAGACCTACGAACGTACTGCCACGAACAAGTCTCTAGGTCTCTCGGTCTGAATTGAATGGGGTTTCTGAGGTTTAATCACAGGTCTTGGCTGTATTGAGTACCTAGGTGAAGCAGTCACAACAGAACTCGTTAGATCAGCCTACTGCCTCGATCGTCTCACTCTCGCTGATTCTCTCGTAGTAGAGCTGACCGTTCTCGAACGCAGTCACACGGTAGTAGCGATGTTTACGGTTGTTGTGGCTGCCTCCACTAATCTTGATGATGTCTTCCTGTTTGAGGTCAGAGACATCCATGTGGTACTCGCCATCGATCTGCTGTTTGTCGAGCCAATCGCCATCGACGCCGTACTTGTCGTGCAGACCAGTGACACGAAGAATCCACGGCTTGACGGCCTTCAGGTTGGGATGGGCACTCAGCTCTCGCCAACTGACCCACTGATCGTTGACGAGATCGATAGTACGGCTATCGGCGAGATCAGCATCCTGCATTCGATTTTCGAGTTCAGTCTCGATTTCGTCGTGAATCGTTTCGAGCTGTTCATCTGATAGCTGTTCGATGTCGAGTTCGTCGACCCAGTTGTCACTGTGAGTGTCGTCAGCGGTCATATCTTGCTAAGGGTGATTTCGATGAGTTAGTTGGATTCCTGCTGAGCCTGCTTCACGTCCCTGTACTGGCTCAGGAGTTCTGGCTCCCGGTTGAGCAGTTCCTTGAATGTGTCGAGGCCACGCTTCTCGAGATAGCGGTGAACGGCGTCAGCAAACTCTATAGCGGTGTGAGCCTCTGCATCCGGATTGTGATCTCGAGCCTCAGAGTAGACCTGCCCAGGGACTACTAGCGGCTCGTTCCAGTCATCTCGGAGCATCACCAGATGTGCTCGGAGGGCCGTATCGAATAACGTTTGATCCGACTCTCCGACTGGCTCTCCCAGGAGATCGGCTTCTAGACGGACGAGTTCAGCCATATCAGGGCCTGAACCGTCTTCTTCCGAAGGATACCCACGATCCATGGTTAGCTCAGATACCCTCCTCGGCTATCGCCGTAGACTTCTTCGTAAATTTCCTGACGCAGTTCGCGTCGATCGGTCTTGTCACGCTGATCATAGTGCTTTTTGATAACCTCTGGGCTGACGTCGCAGCGATCAGCCAGCATTTCGATCGGGATATTGTTCGACCTCTCAGCTGTCAGATAGCCCTTTCTGACGTTGTGAGTCGGTTGGGAAGACGGGCAGTTGGAGGCGCTGTCGATGGTTTGTGCATCTTCGCACTCGTCTGGGTCACGGTCGTGTGGACAGTCCTTGCCGATCTCGCACGGGCGAGTCCACTTGTAGATGTACTTGCTGATCGTCGACTTTGCCATCCGGCCGTGCGTGGTCGTGATCAAGGGTTCACGACCGTGGTCATCAGTTACTTCGATCCGGTTGTGTTCGATGTAATCATCGATCACCTCAGCGACCTCTTCGGAGACATTCACTTCTCGCTCTCCCGCTTTCTTGTTCTTCAGAGTCGTTCCTCCTTTGGGTCGATGGTGGAATTCGATGAAGAGTTCGCTGCGATCAGTGTGGACGTCCTCAAGGTCAAGTGAGTGGACGCCGCCTCGACGACAACCCAAGGCGCCGAGCAGAAGCCAGATAACGTGTTCGGCCGTAGCATACTCGTACTCTTCCAGATGCTGGATGATCTCATTCGCGCGGTCTTTCGACAGGTGTCCTTCCCGGACTTCGTCTTCGTAGCTGAGTTCGGGAGTCTGGACTTTGTTGGCCAAGCCTGTTTCGACTCCTTCGATGTCTTCGAGGAACCCAAGGAAGTTTCTCATCAGGTACATCTCGTCACGCATCGTCTTGGGACTGAGCGTCTTGTGTGACGATTTAGATCGTCGCCAGGCCCGGTATTCGCGCATTGTCCGACCGCTGAGGTTATTGAGGTTGTCGATACCTTCGAGATCGCAGAACTTGACGAAGAAATCTAAACTTCGACGATAGTCCTGAACTGTCGATTCGACGAGATCCTCGCGGCGATCTTCCAAGTAGATTTCTGCTGCCTCCTCGGGAGTGATCGGTTCAAGATCAGACTCTGTCGAGAGTCGCTCTTGGATTGCGTTTAATTCTGATCGAAGGCTGGCAAGGTCCTGTGACTCATCTTTAGTAGATGAATCAGAAGTCTCCTCAAGCGGGGAGTTAGCACTCATTCGTTATCCCCCGCCCAGATTTCTTGATTACTTTCTAACCAATCATCGAATGACTTCTTTACCTCATTTGGGTACTGGCTTAGAACCTCATCGGTGTTACGTGTTCTAACTAGTCTATTAAATAATATCTCTTCTTTGAGATACCATAGCGGGGGCTCACCAGGATCTTCGAAGGCATGACCCTCTGCCTTCAACTCTGATTTATATCGTCTGAGAGTCTGGGGATTCGCCCCTGCAACGTGCTTGATCGCCCTTTCGACGTGTTCTTCTTTTACTGACTCGCCATTAGTAGCCTGATCCTGAATCCGAGAGAAGATTTCTTCCAATTTCTGTATTGTCTCCGGTGGTCTATCGCTAGCAGGCGACGTCTGTGTGTGTACACTGCTTTCCTGATCGAGGAGGGCTTTCACCTCTTGAATTTCGTCAAGAAGAATATCGAGGTTCGCTTCGATTCTGGCTGCCTGGTCGTTGTCCATGTATTCCCGCAATGCATTTTCTGTTTCTTTACCGAGAGCGCCCCGACGATCACCACGGTGATCCTGTACAAACGAACGGAACCGCTTTGCAACTGATTCGTCAATTCGCACGTTAAATTGATCTCGATCGCTCATTCGTGATCACCCTGGAAGCTGCCAGAAATCGACTCCGATTCAACCAGAGACTGTTCGTTATCACGATGATAGCAACAAAGCGTTCTAGAACTAGTTCGAAACCGTCGCTGTCCTCTAAATAGCTGAGAACAAGTTGAGACATCTCCCATCGTTGCAGAACAACCGAGTATAGATACACACGACTTCGGCGTTGCTATCACGGAACCTGGCTGTTCGAAGGTGGTTGTATTGCTCTCAGTCAGAATATCGCGTTTGATCGTTCGATACGCCTCTATCGAAGTCTGAATCGCTTCAGTCATCTTTATCTCGGAAGTCCGGTTTCCCGACCGGATCAGCGATAATCGGAACACCGCTGCCGCCCGGGGCGCGACGCTTCCGCCCCCTCACTTGGGGGCGTCGCGCCCCGGGTATCAGAAGTAGAAACTACGGAACTCGATCTGTAGTTGAAGACGCCGCCTCTCCTCCTCCATTATAGTAATAGTGGAAGTCCCAATCTAATAGTTCTAGAATTGGCTACTTCTGAAGAGTTAGCACACAACTCACTAAACGGCGTCGGACGACAGGATCCAACTGTAGTCGTCCTTAGCGAGAACGACCTCTCCACCAATCTTCGATACGAACTCGTCTCCATCCCACTGGAATAAGTCTGCCCCACCGCGACCCGCATTCTCACGCACGGTGATAAGATTACGATCGTGAAGTCTTCTTAGAGTCTCCCGAACGTGCTCTTCACTAATTTCTCCTATGTCATCTCGGCTCTTGAGTAGTTCGACGAGAGTATTCACAGTCTGTTGGGAGAGTGGTTTACGGGAATCAGTGTGGCTGGCGTGAATGAGTGTCTCCACGATTGCGGTCTGCTTTTTGTCTGTCTGTATCTCGATTTCGGTAGTAGGGGAAAACCAAGCGGGGACAGCCTTCGTGTTCACGTAAATCGTCGAACCACCGTCATTTATCACTGATTTGTGTCGCCCGAACCGGAGAACCGCCTGAATGACCTGGTGATGAGTGAAATATCGAAAAACCTCCTCGCCGATGCCTTCGAACGACTTCTCTATTCCTGACCCTTCTGACGACGTCGGCTGGCCGCAGAGGCCGCTCCACAGTTCGACAATATCGTCTCCTGGATACGGTGTCCCGGAAACAACCCCTAGCCTCTCTTTCTCGAACTCATTCGAGCTACGAACTGTTGCGTAGTTCTTTGCAACTGGGCTGAGGTCGGTTTCACTGTGTCCATTCTTTACATACTTCTCGATTAGTCCTCTCCTTTCGTACTCCTTCAGTGCCTTTTTTGTAGAAATGAGTGTGAAACGGCCCTGTTCAAGGGCCTGTACTGTTCTGAATCTCTGTTCATCTCGGTTACTGATTCGTCCACCTGCGTAGTGGTGCATTCCATCCCCGATCTGAACAAGGGTCATATTGAGAGCCGAATCGAGGTACGTAGCCAAATCTTCCCGTGGAATGATCGTTTCGTGCTGGAACTCCTCGTCAGCACCGAAAACGAGATTCCACAACTCGAGAGAGGGAAGGGCATCTAATCCGATAACCTGTGCCGCCCCCTCCAGGAGTGGTGGTTTCAGAACGTACATTTCTCCAGTGTTCCGATCACGGATGCATTTCCAGTTTCTTCGCACACCAGTTTCAATCCATTCGTCGTAGAGCTCCTGATTGTCGGTTGGAGGGGCACGTTCTATACCTGGACTGAGTTTCTCCATACAGAGGATACTGAGTGTCAGAAAGGGCGCGATAAGGTTGGCTGCATCATGGCGGTACGTAGTCACGTCCAGAAAATCGAAATCACGTGCAGCACGTTGGCTTGCCCCGTTTTCTTTGAACCAGTCCAATGCCTCCTGTCTCACCTCGCTGTCGTGACGTTTCACAATGAGGTCGGTTAGGTCATTTAGTTCAGCTGGGAAATCTTCATCTTCTTCAGCAATCCGTTCAAGGAAGTGTCGTACGATGTCGCCGGGGTGGTTAGGACTTCTCTTCGTTTCTGGAGATGGGTAACGTTCCAGAAATGGATCGGGATTGAATTCGTCGAGTATGACAACACGACCTTTTACGTAACTTGGCCGCTGGCTGTGCTTATGATGCCCTACTAGCAGGTCGATCTCGGATAGCTCGCGGTCAATTTTCCGAAGCCGCTGGATGTATTCACACCGGCCCTGACCATCGTTACAGGGAGTATCTGCTACACTTGATGGGAGCGAGTGAACTTTTCTTCCCGAGTATCCCTTGTTGTACAACTGTGCCACAGAGCCCTCATCGCCCGCATTCTCACCTCTAAAGGTAGGGCAATGACGATGAGGACTGGGAATAACCTCATATCTGAGATCGAGATCATCGCACAACTGTTTCGCCTCTTCGTACAAGTCCGTGCGACCTGCAAGATATGTGACTGGCTTATCAGACGAAACAGCGGCTTCGATCGCAGAAGTCGTTTTACCGCTATTAGGAGGGGCTTCGATTAGAACGGGTTTTGCTTTGTCGTAAGCATCATCAACCAGTTTCTTTGTCGCTTTTCGAACCTTGTTGATGCTTTTCTGCTCTTGTGTAGATAACATAGAGATAGGTCCTTCCCTGCTGACACCAGTTAGCCATTTCCAGTTTAGTCTGTCGCTCGATGTTCTACAGATGCAGATAGAAGATGATATTGATAGCAGCAGTTCTGTTCCGGAGAATTGATGATGGAATGACTGTCTAGATGCCTACCAGCAGCGGGAAAATCAAGAACGGGAACTCACAGAGAAACCTCCGGCGAACAGAACGATGAGTACCTTCGCTGACGGGTGAAGACAGAAGTTGTTTCGACCCCAGTAGCGCAAGATACAATTGCTTATTTTATACAAGGACACAGGATTACTCAGACCGCACGACTGGAACGCTGTCGGATCAAAACCCGCGGTGGTGCGCGGGTTGTCGTGCGGTCCGCTTGGAGGCAAACCGCATGATCGAATCAGACGCTGCGAGACTAAAATGTCTCGCTCGAGTCGAGAGGCATCGGACTATCATTGCAGACGAGCCAGACTGGGAGGTCACCCATGCCAGATAGCGACGGCACGATCAAGTGGGGAGACCTTCTGAGTAGTCGACGACGTGCCCTGATCGCCATGGTCCTGCTTGAGAACTGTGGTGGCGATCCGATCGACGTAGGAGAACTCGCTACGGAAGTAGCAAGACTCGAATCCCAGACTCAAGGACCCGTCGACAAGAAATCCCGTCAGTCAGTTTATACAACGAGCACTCAATACCATCTCCCGAAGCTTGACTCGGCGAACGTCGTCAACTACGACTCCACCACTGTTGCCCCTGGGGAGAACCTTCGTCGCTACTACGCTTTTGCAGTTCTCCTACCTGGATCTGGGATCGAGTCACGCCCGTTAAGTCCGTGACTAAAGAGACACGGGATCTAACAGAGAAAACTACCTGTAGAGCACATCTACGTGTATTATAGAGACCTCGATTTTAGCCAGCATATAGACTAATACCATGGGCGCTCTTGTGTAGCACTTTGTTGATTTCACAGCGTAGCTTTGACAGCATGTTTGAGGGCTTCTCTCCCTGGTTTCCGCAGTAGCTTGCGTCGAAGTTGAAACGCTCGGAGATACTGTGTAAGCTTATCTTTTGAGATGCCTCGATGAGGCGAGAGCCACGGTCGCAGCAGCGATCCGTGGCTCTCGCAGGTGTTGACGTGTACGTTTTCGTCAGCGTATTCGCCGTCGCCGTGGACGACGTATTCGCGGTCGAATGCGTCGTCCTCGGCAAGTGGATCGTAGGCGCGAAATCCGTCAGTGTAGACGGTCAGTGGCTCCTTCTCGCGGTTTGCGAGAAGGAGCCGAATCGTCGATTCATCGGCTGATTTCGCTGGGATCACGTATCGATCGCCGGTGCCACGATCGACGATCGTGAACACCGGCGGTTTGTCCTGATCGTACGATCCTCGTCCACGTGTGGACAGGCCACGCGAGCGCGACTCTTGGTCGCGCTCGCGGCCTTTTAGCCCTGCAGAAACGTAGACTTCGTCGATTTCGACCGGACCAACGAGGTCGAGCGAAGGCGCGTCGAGCGCCTTCGTAAAGCGCTCGACGCGCTGGTAGATCGTTTTGTACTGGACGTCGATCTCTAGCTGAAGTTGGCGAAGACTCGTGTTAAACCGAAGAAACGCATAAATCGAGAACAGCCACTTTCTGAGTGCGACTTTCGAGTGGGCGAAGATTGTGCCGGTCTTATCGTTGAACGTGCGGTCGCAATTCTTACAGAGATAGCGCTGAAAGTGCCCATAGCTGCCGTTCTTGACCGCCAGGTCAGAACGGCAGCGAGGGCAAGTAACACCGTTACGCCAGCGAACCTGCGCCAACAGGTCCGCTGCGACCGATTCCGACCCAAACACATCTAGCGGAATCATGCTTAACGGACACCGCTGACGCGGTGTCCTTGCTCTCTTCGATTCCACAGCGATAGCTGAGCAGTATCAACAATCTCCTACAGAAGAGCGTACCATGGGTTTGTAGACTGATCCATGATCGAATCATTGGAAGAATCTCCCGAACGATTACCTACTGTATCAGAGTTCGAATCAGCGATTAAGTCACTCAAAACGGCTATCAAAGACCTCCCAACGAGTGCTCCGTCATTCCAAGATCAATCGCTTGACTTTGCCCAACTTCGTGATGGAACTGGAGGCTCAGCTCAGACCTGGCAAGAGATTGAGTCAGTAGTACGCTCTCAATTTGACCATCACCAACTGTATTCCGTTGATGGGGACGGGTCAGTGAGGCTAGCGAGAGCTATCGGCCGGTCACCAGAAGCCAAACAACCGATCATCAATCTGGAGGTCGAATTTCGGAAGAACGGCAAAGTGAGTGTTGTGTCGAGCTACTACCTTGATGAAGAGGAATATCCGTTCTTTCTCGGTGAACCCTCCTCAGCAACTAACGCGGCAGTGGTGGCAGCAGAGCTAACTGCATATCTCACTTTTATTACGGCAATCAAGAAAGGAGAAGAGAACCACTCATCGCCTATCTCGATCTCTGGAAGCGCTCCGAAAGCACACCAGCAGATGCGAAACGAACTAGATACCGTGTGCGAGCAGATCGACCCAGTAAGAGAGGTAGCGATGCGACTCAAACATCGACCAGAGTGGCGGTACTTGGATACGCCTATGGCTCAGCGATCTTCTAGTGATACCCATTCGACGTCATGTCGAACCGATGGTGGAGAGTCAGTACAATGTCTCATTTGCGGCGACGTACCTGTCCAGGGTCCGACGCTGAAATATAAAAATTGGGAGGGGAAGCTGATGTTCTGCGAGCCGTGTCTCAGGCTCGTCAAAAAATCGATCGAAGAAGAGCAAACGATACTAAAGGCGATCGCTGATGATTTAGGATAACGTATAGGAATGACGTGCTGAATACAGGGCGCAAATCGGTCACAGATGGTTGGAATCGACGTTGCTCGAATCGGTAGATACAGACGAAGTAGGTAA
It encodes the following:
- a CDS encoding IS1595 family transposase, which codes for MIPLDVFGSESVAADLLAQVRWRNGVTCPRCRSDLAVKNGSYGHFQRYLCKNCDRTFNDKTGTIFAHSKVALRKWLFSIYAFLRFNTSLRQLQLEIDVQYKTIYQRVERFTKALDAPSLDLVGPVEIDEVYVSAGLKGRERDQESRSRGLSTRGRGSYDQDKPPVFTIVDRGTGDRYVIPAKSADESTIRLLLANREKEPLTVYTDGFRAYDPLAEDDAFDREYVVHGDGEYADENVHVNTCESHGSLLRPWLSPHRGISKDKLTQYLRAFQLRRKLLRKPGREALKHAVKATL
- a CDS encoding tyrosine-type recombinase/integrase, which codes for MSANSPLEETSDSSTKDESQDLASLRSELNAIQERLSTESDLEPITPEEAAEIYLEDRREDLVESTVQDYRRSLDFFVKFCDLEGIDNLNNLSGRTMREYRAWRRSKSSHKTLSPKTMRDEMYLMRNFLGFLEDIEGVETGLANKVQTPELSYEDEVREGHLSKDRANEIIQHLEEYEYATAEHVIWLLLGALGCRRGGVHSLDLEDVHTDRSELFIEFHHRPKGGTTLKNKKAGEREVNVSEEVAEVIDDYIEHNRIEVTDDHGREPLITTTHGRMAKSTISKYIYKWTRPCEIGKDCPHDRDPDECEDAQTIDSASNCPSSQPTHNVRKGYLTAERSNNIPIEMLADRCDVSPEVIKKHYDQRDKTDRRELRQEIYEEVYGDSRGGYLS
- a CDS encoding DUF7344 domain-containing protein, translating into MPDSDGTIKWGDLLSSRRRALIAMVLLENCGGDPIDVGELATEVARLESQTQGPVDKKSRQSVYTTSTQYHLPKLDSANVVNYDSTTVAPGENLRRYYAFAVLLPGSGIESRPLSP